Within the Calditrichota bacterium genome, the region TACATCAACGACGATCCTGACGGCTACTGTCTCTATGCGCTTACGCACCAACCCGGCTGCCTCTATAAGTTTCATTCCGAAACCGGCGATACGATTCGTATTTTTGGCCCCGATCCGCGACTTGGGACAATGCAGGGGCTGCATATAACCCCTGGAATATACCCCTTTCCCAGTCTCGCCGGCTGGACGATCGACATCCGCCACGCCAATCAGGACGGTGACCATCTTGTTGGGCTGCACTTGGGGACGGACTTCAGATGGGTGACTCTTGAGCCAAATGCCGGGACGATTCTCGCTGGGGAGAGGATAAACTCGACCCTCACCCTCTCGGCCCGCGACCTGCAGCGAGGGCTTTTCGAGGGCGCGGTCATCTTTCGCCACAACGCCATCCCCTTCGAGACCGAGTTGCCGTTCGCCTTGCGCGTCGAGCCGAACGCGGCTCCGGAGGGCGATGCGCTCCCCCTCACGTTCGCCCTTCACCCGGTCTATCCGAACCCGTTCAACAGCCGGGCGACGGTAACCTTCGACCTGCCCGAGCGAGCCGCCTCCCGCATCCTCCTGTTCGACCTTTCCGGGCGGGTCGTGAGTCTTATCGAATCCGGGCCGCTCGAGGCGGGACGGCACCGCATCGCACTCGATGCCGCCAACCTGCCGAGCGGGGTTTACGGGCTGAGATTGGAGGACGGGAGGCGGTCGCAGTCGCGCAAGGTCGTGGTGCTGAAGTGAGCGAGCATCGATGATGAGACTGGCAGGCGGCTTCGTGTTCGAAAGGAAAGGGCAGAATCGCCTTTCAGCCGATTGGCTGCGTCTTCGGTTTGCCCCGTCCGGTCGCCCCTACGTGCCCCGTCCTCCCGCTCGGCGGGGGGACCATAGGGGGGCGATGCATAGCGTTTGCAATCCGAATTTGCGTGGATTATATTGAACTCAACGAACGACTGAATTGGCAACGAACCCACTCACTTTGGAGAACGATCATGTTGGTCAGGATTCTTTCTTGCGCGTTCGCCCTCCTATTGGCGACCCACCTCAATGCCCAGCCGCCTCGCATGGAGAAGGTCGGTGAATACCTTGTCGGCGGCAGCCTCGAACGCATCGCGGTCCGCGACGGATATGCCTACACCCTCGGCGGCTACGGCTTGCAAGTCTTCGACATCCGCAATCCCCAAGACATCCGGCGCGTCTATGCCGAGGCGCTCGATTGGATACCCTACTATGGCAATTTCGCTCCGCAGTTCGACCGGGACACGCTTTACATTCCCGATTCGCCTTTCGCCCGATGGGATATTTCCGACCCGCTGCAGCCGATAAGGCTGGGCGATCTTCCCCTGCCCGAAATATGCAAGTTTATACTCTTTCGGGACCAGCATTACTACGCATTGTCTGCAAGAGGAAGTCTCCACACCTACGATCGATCAGGCCCGGAGAATCCGATGCCGGTTGATACCGTGGCCGTTTGGGCCAATAGACTGATCCTTCACGACACACTCCTTATAGGTATCAGATACAGTTTCATCACCTTCACCTTCTTCAGCCTGACGAATCCCGACCACCCCGAGCGACTGTCGGAATTCGTGGATAGAAGCCAATGGAACCACTGGGGACAGGATCACGCCCTAATCGGAAACTTCTTTATCTACCCTACAGGCAACGCGCCCGCGACTATCAACTGTCTTGATATCTCCGATCCAACTTCGCCCGCGAGGGCTTGGGACGTCCGCCTGGAAGAACTATATACACTAAGACAATTTGGAGATTATATTTATACCAATGAGTATGTTGATAGAAGTTCACGACGAGTTCTCTATACCTTGGAGGATCTGAGCCGAAACGAACCGACCATCCTGTTGAATAACATTTGGTTTGGCAATGACTTTGCAGCATCGGGCGCGCATCTCTTTACTGTGCATTTTGATGGGATGACATTTTTCGACATTTCCGATCTCGAGAACGTTCGCTTTTCCAGCGCTTTTCGTTCTCCAGCGATGCTCTTGATAGGAAATCCGGTTGTTATCGACAATGATAGACTATTGACGGCATACAATGATAGCACACTCCGTCTGTTTGACATTTCCGACCTTGCGGAGCCGATCGACATCGACGCACTGCACTTCGACTCCAGGGTCATGATTGGAGCGAAGCATATCGTTCAACGCAGAGTCCTATTTTCGGCGTGCAGTGGGTCTGAACTGCACTTCTACGCCATCGAAGGCGACACCTTCGCACTGCAAAGCCGGCTGTTTCTTCCCGACGAGCGCATTCCCGTGGACCCTATCGGCAGATACTATCAGGTGCGCAACTGGCGAAATGGTGTCGTCGTATCCGCCTGCTGGTTGGAAGGGGAATGGGCAGAGCAACTGAACGGTCAGATTTGGATCGTGTCGCTGGAAAATCCTAATGAGCCGGAAGTCATCGGTGTCATAGAGGATGTGGTTGGTTACGCCCCTGCCATTAAGGACGATTATATCTATTTTTCCAGTAGTTATGTTTGGTTGAACGAGCCCGTTCAAGGCACGATCATCTCAATTGCCGAGCCGACGCGCCCCGAGCGGGTTGGACGCCTTCCTGCTGACGGTTCCCTTTCATCTGGTTCAATCGCAATAGATGGAAGTGTGATGTTGCTGGGAGACTCTTTCTATGACATTTCCAATCCGACCAATCCCCGGCTGCTAAGCCGCTATCCGGGGGAGTATGACCATTTTGCGGCGACAATGCGCAATGGCATTGCCATAGCCAGTGTGGGTCGATGGGGCGGTGATGATGGTCCATATATTGCACTTCTCGATGTTTCAGACCCCGTTCATCCACAACTTCTTCAGCAGATTACTATGAATCAGAACGATGGTTGGGGAGTGCCTTCATTAGAAGGTGACCTCGCTGTCAATCCGACTTTGAGCACCCTCAACTTCTACCGCATCCACAACCTCAATTCCGCGCCGGGGGAAGCCGATGCCCGGCCGCAGGACTTCACTATTGAAGTCAGTCCCAATCCCTTCAACGCGCAGGCCGAGATCCATTTCACCCTCCCCGAACCGGGGTCCGTCACTTTCGAACTCTTCACCCTCGCCGGACGGCTGCTCAATAGGCGCGATATGGAGGGTCTCTCCGCCGGAATGCACCGTGCGCCGCTGGGGGATGACCGCCTCAGCACTCCGCTTGAATCGGGCATCTATATCCTTCGCCTGACAAGCGGCTCGCGGTCGCTGGAGTCAAAGATAGTCGTCTTGAAATGAGCGGGTAAGCGAGTGCTTCAGACTCGCTCCCTCGCTCCCTCGCTCACCCGCTCAAAAAGCCGAACCGCCTGCGACAGTGCAGGCGGTTCCGGCAAGGCGAACACCTTCAACCTTACATTCCCACCTGCTTCTTGATCCAGGCTGTCGAGACGGACTTTGGACGGGTGATCGCCGTCCCAATTGCCCGGTTGAGCACGAGTTGCGCCAGCATCCCCATCGCCCGAGAGACGCTGAAGAGCACCGTATAGTAGGGGAATTCGGTCAGCCCGTAGTGATAGAGCAGTGCGCCCGATCCGGCATCGACATTGGGCCATGGATCCTTCACCTTCGGCTTCCCGTCAGCGCCGAGGAACTCCTTCTGCAGTATTTCCGGCATCACCTTGAAGGTGAGCGCGACGGTCTTGAAAACCGGATCGTCCGGCAGATACTGGTTGCCGAAATCGATGAATCCAGTGAACCGCGGATCGCAGACTCGCAGCACGGCGTGCCCATAGCCCGGCACAACCCGGCCCGAGTTAAGCGTCTCGAGCGCGTAGTCGTGGAGTTGATTTTCGGTCGGAACACCGCCGAACTTCTCCATCGTGTCGAGTATCCAGCCGAGGCATTCCTGATTGGCGAGCCCGTGAAGCGGCCCAGCCAGTCCGTTCAAGCCGGCAGAGACGGCATAGAACGCATCCGAGAGCGCCGACCCGACCGTGTGGCAGGTGAATGCCGAGACATTACCGCCCTCGTGGTCGCTGTGGAAATTGAGATAGAGCCGCATCAACTTCGCAAAGTCGCCCTTGTCGTCGGGAAGTCCGAGCATCCGAACGTAGTTCGCGCCCCAGTCGAGCGCCGGATCATATTCGATCGGGTCGCCCTTTTCGTAGCGAATCCGGTAAATGCCGGCGGCGATGACCGGGATGACGCCGAGAATGCGCAGCGCATCCTCAAGCATCGGAATCCAGTAGTCGTCCTTCTTCATTCCCCGGTCATACCAGGCGCGAAAGACCGACTCGCGCTCCATCACCAGAATCGCAGCATTCAGCATCGCCATTGGATGCGAATCGGGCGGCAGCGCGTCGATCATATCCCAGACATAGTCCGGGACGTGCGAACGAGCCGCCAAATCCATCTGCAGCGCAGCACGCGCCCGGTCATCGGGCTTGTCGCCGGTCAGCAGAAGATAGAAAATGTCTTCCGGCCAGAGATCCCTGATCTCAAGCAGCGGATTACCGCGAATAATAAGCCCTTGATCGGGCTCGACGACCGAAGTGTCGCAGATGAGGCCCTTGACGCCGCGCATTCCGCCGTAAGCCTGTTCGATGGTAACA harbors:
- a CDS encoding T9SS type A sorting domain-containing protein, with the translated sequence MLVRILSCAFALLLATHLNAQPPRMEKVGEYLVGGSLERIAVRDGYAYTLGGYGLQVFDIRNPQDIRRVYAEALDWIPYYGNFAPQFDRDTLYIPDSPFARWDISDPLQPIRLGDLPLPEICKFILFRDQHYYALSARGSLHTYDRSGPENPMPVDTVAVWANRLILHDTLLIGIRYSFITFTFFSLTNPDHPERLSEFVDRSQWNHWGQDHALIGNFFIYPTGNAPATINCLDISDPTSPARAWDVRLEELYTLRQFGDYIYTNEYVDRSSRRVLYTLEDLSRNEPTILLNNIWFGNDFAASGAHLFTVHFDGMTFFDISDLENVRFSSAFRSPAMLLIGNPVVIDNDRLLTAYNDSTLRLFDISDLAEPIDIDALHFDSRVMIGAKHIVQRRVLFSACSGSELHFYAIEGDTFALQSRLFLPDERIPVDPIGRYYQVRNWRNGVVVSACWLEGEWAEQLNGQIWIVSLENPNEPEVIGVIEDVVGYAPAIKDDYIYFSSSYVWLNEPVQGTIISIAEPTRPERVGRLPADGSLSSGSIAIDGSVMLLGDSFYDISNPTNPRLLSRYPGEYDHFAATMRNGIAIASVGRWGGDDGPYIALLDVSDPVHPQLLQQITMNQNDGWGVPSLEGDLAVNPTLSTLNFYRIHNLNSAPGEADARPQDFTIEVSPNPFNAQAEIHFTLPEPGSVTFELFTLAGRLLNRRDMEGLSAGMHRAPLGDDRLSTPLESGIYILRLTSGSRSLESKIVVLK
- a CDS encoding citrate (Si)-synthase gives rise to the protein MAILQERLAQLIPELRKEIKTIVKEQGQVKISDVTIEQAYGGMRGVKGLICDTSVVEPDQGLIIRGNPLLEIRDLWPEDIFYLLLTGDKPDDRARAALQMDLAARSHVPDYVWDMIDALPPDSHPMAMLNAAILVMERESVFRAWYDRGMKKDDYWIPMLEDALRILGVIPVIAAGIYRIRYEKGDPIEYDPALDWGANYVRMLGLPDDKGDFAKLMRLYLNFHSDHEGGNVSAFTCHTVGSALSDAFYAVSAGLNGLAGPLHGLANQECLGWILDTMEKFGGVPTENQLHDYALETLNSGRVVPGYGHAVLRVCDPRFTGFIDFGNQYLPDDPVFKTVALTFKVMPEILQKEFLGADGKPKVKDPWPNVDAGSGALLYHYGLTEFPYYTVLFSVSRAMGMLAQLVLNRAIGTAITRPKSVSTAWIKKQVGM